A segment of the Carya illinoinensis cultivar Pawnee chromosome 1, C.illinoinensisPawnee_v1, whole genome shotgun sequence genome:
TGGTGTTGGCCTTGGGTACAGTCATTCTGCAGGATATGGGTCAATTGAGTGGAGTGATGGGAGTCACAGTGTGAGGAGCCCGGTTGCTGTAACCTGGAAGAGTGGGATCACGGCTGCCATGTGACTTCGCATTTCGGGATGGTTCGTTTCTCGCCCATTTCACAAAGCGGATGGAGCATTGGATGTGTGGGCACCTGTTTGGCATATCATGTTTTAACTAGTCATCTCTCTTGTACAAATTGAAGATTCCtggtttgctttttctttttttagggGAAGTTTTCAGTTGGCATGATGAAATGGTTGATTCTGGGTTTTTTAGGTCCTGTAACTTGATGTTTCTTGCTCAGGCTGGAACATCATGTGCCGAAACGCAAAACCCAATAATTGCATCGAAAGTCACTGACTTGTACTGGGAAAGGCATTGCTGATAATTGATACCATGATGCTAAGACAATCTCCCATATATACCAGAAGTGTGTAGTTTTGTAAGTTGTTGGTAGTGGTATCTTGGTGATCAAGTGAAGATAGTGGTTTTTAACGATAAGTCGGATTGTATGCTAGAATTGAAGCTGCCAAGTGTAAGAAATTGTGTACGAGTGCCTGCCACACAAAGGCTTTCTAGTAAGAGAAAATATTGTGAGTAATCACTATTCACCACtatacaccacacactttataaaaaatatctatatattctATGAAAAGCATCCATACACCCTATAAAAACCTATAAGTATGTGGCTTGCAATATGAATAGTGGCTAATGCATAGTAAATCCCTTATAGTAATATGCAGGTTTAGATTCTTCTTGTTGGCCCTGGTGCCATAGGAATTTGGACAGTATGGGTAACTAACTACACAGTAAAGGTCATTGTGTCGCAAAATTTGGAGATCAATCTATAACAGGGTAGTAGAAGGGGAATCCTCTTGTTGGCTCTATTGCATCGCTCGCCTATTTATACAAATAGTGAAAATCAAGAGGGCATTAGAGCCTATTGGTGAGAATACACCCGCTTCTCTTTCTTAGAAAAAGAGTCCTCCTCTTTGGAAGAAAAGTCCCTCATCCTAGCTGTTTTGCTGCTTCGACTGGCTCCATCCTCTTCTCTGTTCTCATTAGGGTTAGGCAATGGAGCCCCGCATCCCGCTACCCCGCCCTCGCATAGCGGGGTGGGCAACACCGCCCcgcatctagtccccctagcAAGGGTAGAGGGCAGGGAGGGCTCAACCCCGCCCCGCGccctacatatatattatatatataaacataaatatatgtttggcTCTATTGCATCACTCGCCTATTTATACAACTAGCGAAAATCGAGAGGGTATTAGAGCCTATTGGTGAGAATACACTCGCTTCTCTTTCTTAGAAAAAGAGTCATCCTCTCCGGAAGAAAAGTCCATCATCCTAGCCGTTTTGCTGCTTCGCTTGGCTCCATCTTCTTCTCTATTCTCATTAGGGATAGGCAGCGAAGCCCCGCATCCCGCTACCCCGCCCTCGCATGGCGGGGTGGGCAACATTGCCCCGCATCTAGTCCCCCCAGCAGGGGCGGAGGGCAGGGAGGGCCcaaccccgccccgccccgccccccccctgcaaatataatatatataaaaacataaatatatgtttatatacataaatataaatatatctgcAGCGGACAGGGCGGGGTTGGGCCCTCCCTGCCCTCCGCCCCTGCTGGGGGGACTAGATGCGGAGCGGTGTTGCCCACCCCGCCATGCGAGGGCGGGGTAGCGGGATGCGGGGCCCCAccccctacatatatatattatatataaacataaaatatttatatatatacaaaaacataaatatatgtttatattttacaaattgtgtatatataaatatatatatatatatatattacaatttgttataTTTGTTTACAAAGTATAcgttagcaaatttaaaaattatatagtttaaaactactacacttcaacttacataaaatatgcactagcaaatttaaaaactacataatttttaaattatagtcatatttacaaaatttaaatttataatttagatctaaaaatatatttttgatcattttttaatctagaaataatttttaaatataataaaatgtaatttatatttaaagtgAAAATGAGGTGAGGTGGGACGGATATCCGCTCCACACCCCACCTAGCGGGGCGAGGGGATGATGAGAAAAGCCCACCCCTACACCATGCGGGGCGGGGTGCAAGGAGGGGGCTACCAcacaccgtatggtgcgggtagcacccatAATTCTCatgcattttccttttcttgcttAGCGTTATTTATAAGTTTTTCTGTAAGTTTTTGTCACTTTTTCTTTCAACCGGTTCAATCTAGGCTCGACCTTTAGCTTTTTGGTGACTGAATTTCTATACGCGCACCACTATGCAACTACTCAGCCGCCGATCTAATGGTAATGAGCAAAACCATAGCAAAAATCTCATTGGCTAATCCTCACGCATTACTTGTACCTTGCGTGGCCATCACATGCTGAAAAGCATCTGATGGTTGTGTCACATCATCAGCTTTGCTTAGGATTGTTCACTTAGGTATCCGGATATGCCCAGCCCGGGACTTGAATTTCAAAACAGGGCCCGGTTTTGGCCCAGGTACACCCAATTAAGAGTCGGGCCGCAACGCGTTTGaatccagaaaaaaaaaaaaaaaaaaaaaaaaaaaaaaaaaaaaaaaaaaaaactcaaaaatctGAGTTCCAAGCTGTACtcgatttttttggttttgttttatttttttgttttaattcctAACAAGGACCTCCACAACTAAAAGAATGGATATATGCTTATTTTGCTTTAGTTCTTAACTTATTTCCAAGCATTCGAAGCTTTGATCATGGAGGGTTTTCAACATTGTCAAACTCATTATTATGATTACagaaaaagtattaaaattgGCAATGCCCCCGTCTCATAAGAAATTGACAGATTAGGAGAATGGGGGAGGATTCACATGCTACCAGAAACTCAATCCTTGAAGCaaaatactcctcaaacattatcatcaacacaaacccaaaatcaaagagaaaaaaacaaatcgagaagaaagaaaacaaacccaaaataCGGTTCCCTCACTATCCTTCATCTCCTTAAGAAACAGAGAGGAAGCAAATTTTGAAACCATGGACAAGCTCAGAATCTGCGAGATCTGTAACAAGCGCTTAGCCAATGGTAAGGCCATGGCCCCCACATGAGATCTCATCTCGCCAAGCTTCCAATCCCTTCCAAACCAATACAACAACATGACAACTCGGTTGTCGCCAAGTCAACTCAGCCATCTTGGTCTCCATCCTCGTCCTCTTCTCTCAACTTCCACTCCATAAAGAATCCCACGCAGTCCTATCCATCCCTCAAGCGCAGGTTCTCTCTCATTGCAAACTCCGGCAGCAAAAGTGATGCTGAGTCTCAACCGGCCAAGAAATCAACTCGTAGAAGATCAAAGCGTTGCCGTAAAACAGTCGTACCGCTCGCCAAGTCACCGCTCGAGCCCGAACAATTGAGTTTTGTTTCTAACACTTTCTTTGAAGAAGAGGGGGCTCTGTGTCTTATAATGCTTTCAAGGGATAAATGGTCGACAAAAGGGCAAGAAAAAGTTCAAGAAGTAGTCGAAGGAAGCTTAGATGATCATGAAGATGAAGATCACAAGGGTACTGATAATTACCCGTCATATTTGCACGTCACGGCCTCGGGTAAAGTTCAGTTGCGAGACGAGGATGAAGATGAGGCACGCGGATGAAGACGACGACAACAGTTTCGGAGAGACGGTTTTCGAGCCTTCGGTGCAGAGATGAATcatgagagagagggggagagaaaGTGAGAAGAAAATCCAGAGGGCATAGAGGGATTTTACGTTTTTTATTTCAATCATTATTCGTTTCtgcgtattaaaaaaaaaaaaaaaacgatatcGGATTTTAAATCCAGTTTCGGGTCTAAAATCCGATACTTGGCTTGGACCTACGACGATTTCAAAATATGGGTTTCGGCCCAAATTTGATTCGGATAGAAAAACGCAATCGGAAACCCGATTATCCGGATTCTAGTCTGGGCCGGTTTTTACCCGGTCCGGATGAATAGCCCTAACTTTGACACCCAAGATCTTTTAGATCTAACCATCCCATCTCACTATCACCGACGCGTGGAATTCACTCACTGCCATGGGCAGCCGTGAAGAAACCCACCAAGCGACAATTCTGGCCAATTGATGTTGGTCAACCTAGTATGTCCTAATTGAATATCTTGAGGCTAGGGATACCAATCTCTTCAGTGAACCTCTCAGGACAACAAATTGCATTATACCATTatattgcccagatgactaacacaagagggggggtgaattgagttgtatttaaaaataataataattataaatcaaatatacaatataaaatataaacaaaatacgaaacagtaataaatataaagagtaagggtaagagagaaacaaactcagtatgttaacgaggttcagcctcactgcctatgtcctcgcttcaagctaccccttaaggatctccaaattcactattcaacatctttcaggtggagatagaaacctattacacttttgaacaataccgctacaaaggatctgtgtagaacaccctctacacttgcaatcaccttacacgtggtgattcaattattcccTGAGTAGAACACTgtctacacgcacaagagttatacacacccttttactgatacaagagctgataatgtgtaagttatcagaaaacactcatcaatgagtgaaataagaacaatacagcgcaaactatatctctcagaatgaaaaaggattaaggctcaatgcttagagaagaaagaatgaaaactttgaatgaatgttgtatgctcttagtattgtaaatgtgaaactctcaaatgatctatttataggcatatgagacttcatattcaaatttaaaaatattaacatgtcaaagacaacatcattcactttttcaaaaaattcaaataaaagattctttttcaattgtcaaagacaatatcattcatttttcaaaaatttcaaatctaatcttttacttttggcatatgacaaaaggagcacactttacttttcaaaaaattcaaacctaatcttttattttttgcatatgacaaaaggagcacactttacttttcaaatatttcaaacaaaatcatctaccttttgcataagtcaaaaaaagcatcaatcacttttgaaaatattcaaataaaacatgcacatgtgaaagatgacaatcaatcatctttaatattttcaaagttcaaccctttaaccaaagtatgcacatgtgaaagatgacaatcaatcatctttcaaaattttcaaatttaattttcaaaatattcatgcacatgtgaaaaatgtattttaatgctttatgataaaatattaattttgagtcttaatcctaatttcaaatttttaagagatttacaacattactctataactttaatgtgaacttatttccttcttgctcatgattgtttccttgatgtgtttgactccattgtgtagacaacttgagtttgaaactcctttattctttgaattcatttgttattatcaaaattcatgtgtagatatataattacacaaaacttaaaatattgGGTTCAACACATTAACATCCACCACTTCTAGCAATGGCAACACAATTCACACATATGTGCAAACTATAAGAAACCGAAATCGTCATTTTAGATAGAAACATCTTGGCATGGAATGGGTGGAGACTTGGTTTTTGTTgtcaaaaccatatttttcttttctcaacgtTTGCAATATGTTTGTTATGATGGGGTGTTTGTTGGGTAATCTCAACCCCTCTCCTTATATATCTTGATTAGGTTATGCTAATGAGTTGTTTActtgattagaaaaaataataatggtgaCAATACAGCCCAACAATTGTTATTATAGAATATTGACAtgtgatgagatgaaagttaaaaattgaataaaatattattataacattatttttattttaatatttgaaaaaattaaattttttattatattttatgtaagagtttgaaaaacttataataattaaataaaatgagataaattgataAGTTCTCTCAATCCAAATAACCCTAAATGTCGAAAGATTATTAGGATGAAGGATAAAGGAGAGAGTTAAAGAATTTTAGGTGAAAATCGCCTGTATGCAAGTTCTAAACAAACAGTCGCTTTGGCCGAGTGGTTAAGGCGTGTGCCTGCTAAGTACATGGGGTTTCCCCGCGAGAGTTCGAATCTCTCAGGCGACGACGCTTGTTTTCATTCATCAAACATCATAGGATTAACGTTAGAACGACAGCGTATGAAATGATAAATGATCTAAGGTGGAAAAagttatcaaaataataaattttgatttagataaTACGTGGCATTAGCGAAATCCAGTACCGGAAGTCGGATTGATTCACAATAGAATACCAGTCATTTTCTTCCCACCCGAGTATTATTATATTGTTATCGTAAATCAGAAAAAGATCTCGATGGAAAATAGCCATCCTATCCTACGAGGATGGCTCTGATGTTAAAAGAGCAAACAACTTCATTTCATGTTTTCAAAGCTCTCTTGCAGTGCTTAATCAACGCTCATCCTTAAATTGGGTCCAGATGTTATTCCTGAATCTTCACCAACACCTCTttcagaaattaaaaaagatgaTATCCTCAtctaataaaattaagaattttactacatacaagcacagtcgcacactaatctgtgtactaatactgatttattcatatttaaaatttaaattaacactgtttttaataaaatctattttttggcCAATCGCATcacattagtacacagattagtacataattgtgcttgcaactatatttttcctaaaattaatGTGACTGACTAAGGAGTCTTAGATACGTCCACTTCTagctgttttggttttttttccttaagTCCACTTCTAgctgttttaaaaaatgaaagaagacaATTGCTCCATTTCTTGCTACCCAGTGATTCTAGTGGCCATACTTCTGGAACTCCCACTCGCTATTGTCTGAGGGGAAAAACATCTCAATGAGAAATTACAATATTTAAAGCGGAGAAAGAAGCAAAAGGTTGAGCCACGGCATAAATTATAAGACAGCCGTACATACCAAGTGGGCAAACTTGACGGGTTTTAAGCCATCGACTGATGCAGTGGAAGTGGAAGGCATGGTTGCAAACACGTAGCATAATGTTAAACAACgtttgtaaatataaaacacaTATACGCACTAGGAACATTGACAACATAAGCATAAATGAACAAATCAACCTGAGCAAAAACAGGGGCTCAGCATTAAATGATATAATGATGAATGCAATTATTCTCTACATACAACTTctctaagagcattcacattgatttcatcaaagccatcttcaaaatttgatgaaaagtataaattttccataattctaaaatctttctatccataatctcacattagattagccattagattcatcaaaataataatataatattatttttttaataattttttttttcatattttgcaattaacctactatatgtacattaataatttaatttgatatttaaattattgatttccaacttatatggatatatatatttatttatattgaaggCAGTATATATTGTGccttttattaacttatatgaatatatatatatatattgaaggcAGTATTACTTCAGATCCACAATTAACTTATATGGTAGTTAAATCTCGTATAAGCTCCATCTGGACAGTATTGCAtcacaaataattatattcCCTGTATGATCAACAAAGTTCCTGGAAGCTAGACAAATCAGAGTTTTTGATCGCTACACAAATAAACTTCACGAATACAGct
Coding sequences within it:
- the LOC122300771 gene encoding zinc finger protein ZAT4-like, which codes for MRSHLAKLPIPSKPIQQHDNSVVAKSTQPSWSPSSSSSLNFHSIKNPTQSYPSLKRRFSLIANSGSKSDAESQPAKKSTRRRSKRCRKTVVPLAKSPLEPEQLSFVSNTFFEEEGALCLIMLSRDKWSTKGQEKVQEVVEGSLDDHEDEDHKGTDNYPSYLHVTASGKVQLRDEDEDEARG